The following proteins come from a genomic window of Bactrocera tryoni isolate S06 chromosome 1, CSIRO_BtryS06_freeze2, whole genome shotgun sequence:
- the LOC120769003 gene encoding ectopic P granules protein 5 homolog isoform X1, with protein MATLEKPKVKTKKSKTKQKPEVSINTLAASEQQSKDINKTTTKSDLSNEDIEPVDFEQFATTSTRDIISQECGIASEYVEPVESTPASGNILAEQLSLAEELAHVDEVKENQIVTPSPTDLQITPTAPVDNVPKSLPTPIAPIETVPVLQYPNLTTLQHVETKSNVVYKPTKATSPKYSFTNSQLLPFTLEQRKQLYHCPDLDLVQQFELDFLMNSLLETYENDPLYAALLEYYNLQSKLSVNMYDVDKARKLVTNAQKQIWTEVPVTKTFSAACGDRVIVKETVTYNVAQVVGKNLENTSAALNNLYELVCNTYTTNLITAKITKVKIDQMIDDIISPNCLVKLAQKERITLEKQLDPSVIPYVAHLRRSISILFNFVRKLSPNKDFSNDLKMWVRKLVSLHLLVATKEDHWFLLFNILRCPSGVGDWATELLQIPFGDSTSTEATTSARNSEIPLNINSPEMSNCIATLQILLLPIKKRNEYLKDFEKSHKEISDPARDERWILIDSDGEDSHNANGECVGLKESDLIAFLNQIPFGKVFISALSIEQFLNDYVVSPDLILANDVLRVITYFSNLIEIFGEGMLTYNTERYKQLAKRLGRLIRHTLQYSSDYYDLFMHNSIPKDAKTCERISVELNTLLFKACSYIYRSRNLSTWQYFSSLPFHSLDNEITWQIFYYLNISFPREMPAVQIDYSELINTPEFWKKFNVANADSSAEDLYYLLQAFFEIANERDRAKDWELIKTICLHIFNIGYVNVNTREICYKTSRDMLVNLTLSYEDLITCLLLQLKVRFNEIENGIYLIKSLPLENWKPGMDSFEILSNWLLHFDYASQENMLARIVISHLNWSFDYDGRLFLPHNIHLRMACLVSEALNKHAPEVIGLSGISEGVRQVSNLIDLSISSKEQFSTWCWTMISLLRLHLMDQGVESIKRTLRNPTEPLMFVPELEHIQMIYQGVTENRPLSVYVAVLVSLHGHTIPLICQKGLELMKLLLNDYRHAAVIRCLELIVPLFLETPETLANCENFHAILNTLLSADRTYLKMAKDMIYPNSIGPVLQLLDNMIHHQITSYTDYALSTPLNLINAWLNLLTALPNWQNTNVVYLLDMILRIAYQFSDARYQAVEFFHNYFKGCDEWKGASKMSTLKTLFGSVQLRIPTVSPLNGWLALVLLEIEFKTQEAFFWPEFLRQLAVANGRNSLEAALKKTFATFKLSNTFPPQLLVIYKYANVIAGMDISHPVFPILCQKFFELYLSRVPLECDEYSFGGVYGVSDKFYEFNVPLMKKISTNLKAADVFYANEATKRATEESLSIFYNDCSKIMKTYVLWLQETVINQHSKDDCNFPPQYNNEKLREILHGNTSHWTEFLYLPDIRKLQKHQAQQWAQKCLRSKAMKQLRTPLPPKTHIEPAARIKQQLASYDKILEAPKYTKPVINTTNEITNQTLTELQAKLKTLNSMATKFHYDTSELNSLNRNYLEMVTKLYKMVPYEEIKIRSCNSLLFNRQCSNPARITAKLEQIRIDSVVEGKINKYKERHDKIINGMLKLNVEEFARCVEQLSGIMRLLIANNSVQRATVVTNTGIYFFYTVVENLTDVTMKFQPTNDLYSQLLYELNIFLHEHQENQGFKILQLALKRVDLIKQLSAAFVPYRTPPQNFLKMYQFLVESYLKRCDTKILFVLLSKFDLVTWLESFQPKLSDINQLLQLVLQGLECWSQPDSSLLQDQFRRHLIHVFEYDYPQHYGEVLQMVLDRISEQKLMPVVLLDLLNSLLARFKSKPMTLDAKIDEVVEISIDFASRQNLFNLKGATDTVLLFARHFQKERLHHGLHGLYPKHKDYCNPLAMWFSCMGHVVVVTAISTFQDMLADQISDVVFGSIIELYSPWLVPYTEETLQHSTANWIRQLTVKDKILLPWSEQHANKSKIMIKSLVDILSFVLDNLPASHVTLSHMFSWYVHHFGIPKLDFYIYTNIHEGMGALPWERFKPQPAQIDLFHENLQKFIPSAHAMMGHIFIRINWIAWFEETYPTIPSNMRAEVISRLFTVFVKISFEPNIHININTSKILEDAIKFPWYMVSYAALESLFKWFVTTIDYPIILQMPTETNYADRAVLDLLRLSCALMPEQATSWEAIMQPIHYATAKRILYTRNYIVLLCLTVTKNPKLMSTKEGMNAMNAAFTELLNTLDRAVRATVGSKTIDEQKREALNLMVEIMVPMQTQRLETSNQLVDTLIQWQAQCESGNFLLCSTLNAIGHMKTFVTGTYPLLESTIAHYFRTSTESQDWHTPTWKALRQILEASFSKMDLMPILRGPFFLTLHMFFIHKMEQITNVGDKITFLQDVCQLVEGCKTNPYTEPRLALVWCAIISRGCQILCETQNVKKVLFMFASYMCLTSTQSEGWGDTLLGAIGLKTDVVTNKRKALARCLACVLYSLFPAMSSTGPYPCSEFELSLHELTVLLANKKFADIKQQIIAAIGIIKEESTPALRDVPQLVFRLIGIFYNSVFIPTVPELWAFESRLT; from the exons ATGGCGACTTTGGAAAAACCAAAAGtg AAaacaaagaaatcaaaaacgaaacaaaaaccGGAAGTATCCATAAACACCTTGGCTGCTTCTGAGCAGCAGTCAAAAGACATAAATAAGACTACAACTAAAAGCGACTTGTCTAATGAGGATATAGAACCTGTGGACTTTGAACAGTTTGCAACTACCAGCACACGCGACATTATAAGTCAAGAATGTGGCATAGCTTCTGAATATGTGGAGCCGGTTGAAAGTACGCCAGCATCCGGCAACATATTGGCGGAACAGCTTTCCCTAGCAGAAGAGCTTGCTCATGTAGATGAGGTCAAAGAAAACCAAATAGTTACACCATCTCCAACGGATTTGCAAATAACACCAACAGCACCTGTCGATAATGTCCCCAAATCTTTACCAACTCCAATTGCGCCCATAGAAACTGTACCGGTTTTGCAATATCCTAATCTTACAACCTTGCAGCATGTTGAAACTAAATCAAATGTGGTGTATAAACCAACAAAGGCTACTTCGCCTAAATATTCCTTCACCAACAGTCAATTGCTGCCATTTACGTTGGAGCAACGAAAGCAACTATACCATTGCCCCGATTTAGACTTAGTCCAGCAATTCgaattagattttttaatgaACTCCTTGTTGGAAACGTATGAAAATGATCCGCTATACGCAGCGCTGCTTGAATACTATAACTTACAAAGTAAACTCTCTGTTAATATGTATGACGTGGATAAAGCAAGAAAATTAGTCACAAATGCACAGAAACAAATTTGGACGGAGGTACCAGTCACAAAGACTTTTTCGGCCGCTTGTGGCGATAGGGTGATAGTAAAAGAAACTGTTACATACAA CGTTGCTCAAGTAGTTGGAAAGAACCTGGAGAACACTTCAGCCGCATTAAATAATCTCTATGAATTAGTCTGCAACACATACACCACAAATTtaataacagcaaaaataaCCAAAGTGAAg ATAGATCAAATGATTGACGACATAATTTCACCCAACTGCCTGGTAAAGTTGGCACAGAAGGAAAGAATTACTTTAGAAAAACAACTCGATCCTTCAGTAATTCCATATGTGGCACATTTACGACGCTCTatatctattttatttaatttcgtgCGTAAATTGAGCCCAAATAAG GACTTTTCTAACGATCTAAAAATGTGGGTTCGCAAATTAGTTTCATTACATCTGCTCGTTGCGACTAAAGAAGATCACTGGTTTCTACTATTCAACATATTGCGCTGTCCCAGTGGTGTGGGTGATTGGGCAACAGAGCTGCTTCAAATTCCATTTGGAGACAGCACATCAACCGAAGCTACGACCAGCGCTCGTAATAGCGAAATACCTCTAAATATCAATTCACCGGAAATGAGTAATTGTATAGCGACATTGCAGATATTGCTTTTGCCCATAAAAAAACGCAACGAATACCTgaaagattttgaaaaa tctCACAAGGAAATATCGGATCCTGCGCGTGATGAACGCTGGATTCTCATTGATTCCGATGGCGAAGACAGTCACAATGCAAATGGTGAATGCGTGGGTTTAAAGGAGAGCGATTTGATTGCCTTTCTCAATCAAATACCTTTTGGAAAAGTCTTCAT TTCTGCTTTAAGTATTGAACAATTTCTAAATGACTATGTAGTTTCACCAGATCTCATATTGGCCAACGATGTGCTGCGTGTGATcacatatttttcgaatttgatagaaattttcGGTGAAGGCATGTTGACATACAACACGGAGCGTTACAAACAGCTGGCAAAGCGGCTGGGCCGGCTTATACGCCACACACTACAATATAGTAGTGATTATTACGACCTATTCAT GCACAACTCTATCCCCAAGGATGCAAAAACATGTGAGCGCATTTCCGTGGAACTAAATACACTATTATTCAAGGCATGTAGCTACATATATCGATCGCGAAATTTGAGTACATGGCAATATTTTTCATCGTTGCCCTTCCATTCACTTGACAATGAAATTAcatggcaaatattttattatttaaatatcagTTTTCCAAGGGAGATGCCAGCAGTTCAAATAG ATTATAGTGAGCTCATTAACACGCCAGAGTTCTGGAAGAAATTCAATGTTGCTAATGCAGATTCATCCGCCGAGGACTTATACTATTTGTTACAGGCCTTTTTCGAAATTGCTAATGAACGCGACAGAGCCAAAGATTGGgagttaataaaaacaatttgtcTGCACATCttcaat atcGGCTATGTGAACGTGAACACACGCGAAATTTGCTACAAAACATCACGGGACATGCTTGTCAACTTAACACTCTCCTATGAAGATCTTATCACTTGCTTATTATTACAACTTAAAGTACGCTTTAATGAAATCGAAAATGGTATCTATCTCATAAAGTCCTTACCATTGGAGAATTGGAAACCTGGCATGGACAGTTTTGAAATTCTATCCAATTGGCTGTTACATTTTGACTATGCATCGCAAGAGAATATGCTTGCGCGCATTGTGATCAGTCACTTGAATTGGAGTTTCGATTATGATGGACGTCTCTTTTTGCCGCATAACATACACTTACGCATGGCGTGTTTGGTATCCGAAGCGCTGAACAAGCATGCACCCGAAGTTATTGGTTTATCTGGCATTTCCGAGGGTGTACGACAAGTTTCAAATCTTATTGACTTATCAATATCCTCAAAGGAGCAATTCTCAACCTGGTGTTGGACAATGATATCATTATTGCGTTTGCATTTGATGGATCAAGGTGTTGAGTCGATAAAGCGCACGTTGCGCAACCCCACCGAACCGCTAATGTTTGTGCCTGAACTGGAGCATATCCAGATGATTTATCAGGGTGTTACCGAGAATCGCCCACTTTCTGTTTATGTCGCTGTACTGGTTAGCCTTCATGGGCATACAATACCGCTGATTTGCCAGAAGGGACTCGAGCTAATGAAGTTGCTTTTAAACGACTATCGGCATGCAGCTGTTATACGTTGCTTGGAATTGATAGTTCCACTATTTTTAGAGACACCAGAAACGTTAGCCAATTGTGAAAA TTTTCATGCAATATTAAATACCTTACTGAGTGCCGATCGCACCTatttaaaaatggcaaaagacATGATCTATCCCAACTCGATTGGCCCGGTACTGCAGTTGCTCGATAATATGATTCATCACCAAATTACTAGTTACACTGA ttACGCCCTTTCTACGCCACTGAATTTGATAAATGCCTGGTTGAATTTGCTTACCGCGCTCCCCAACTGGCAAAATACCAATGTTGTCTATCTGCTGGACATGATCCTAAGAATTGCCTATCAGTTCTCGGATGCACGTTATCAAGCAGTGGAGTTCTTTCACAACTACTTTaag GGCTGTGATGAGTGGAAGGGTGCCAGCAAAATGTCCACGCTAAAAACGCTATTCGGTTCTGTGCAATTGCGCATACCAACAGTTTCGCCGCTTAATGGTTGGTTGGCGCTGGTGCTGCTGGAGATCGAATTTAAAACGCAAGAAGCTTTTTTCTGGCCAGAATTTCTACGCCAGTTAGCGGTAGCCAATGGTAGAAACTCTCTGGAGGCGGCATTGAAG AAAACATTTGCGACATTCAAGTTGTCGAACACATTTCCACCACAGCTGCTTGTGATCTATAAATATGCGAATGTCATCGCAGGCATGGATATCAGCCACCCTGTATTTCCAATTTTGTGTCagaaatttttcgaattatATTTGAGTAGAGTGCCTTTGGAGTGCGATGAGTACAG TTTTGGCGGTGTTTACGGAGTTTCAGATAAATTTTACGAATTCAATGTGCCTTTGATGAAGAAGATTAGCACTAACTTGAAGGCAGCTGACGTTTTCTATGCAAATGAAGCTACTAAGCGCGCAACGGAAGAGAGTTTAAGCATATTCTACAATGATTGTTCGAA AATTATGAAGACTTATGTGCTATGGTTGCAAGAAACCGTTATAAATCAACATTCCAAAGACGACTGTAATTTTCCACCGCAATATAATAACGAAAAGTTGCGCGAAATCTTACATGGCAACACT TCACATTGGACGGAATTTCTCTATTTGCCCGATATACGTAAACTGCAAAAGCACCAAGCACAACAGTGGGCACAAAAATGTCTGCGTTCCAAAGCAATGAAACAGCTGCGCACGCCTCTGCCACCCAAAACGCACATTGAACCAGCCGCACGCATCAAACAACAGTTAGCATCCTACGATAAGATTTTGGAAGCGCCAAAATATACGAAACCAGTCATTAATACAACAAATGAAATTACAAATCAAACTTTAACGGAACTCCAAGCTAAGCTAAAAACTCTAAACAGCATGGCAAC tAAATTCCACTACGACACCAGTGAATTGAATTCCCTAAATCGCAATTATTTGGAGATGGTTACCAAGCTATACAAAATGGTGCCTTACGAGGAAATAAAGATTCGAAGCTGCAATTCATTGCTCTTCAATCGGCAATGCAGCAATCCAGCGCGCATCACCGCCAAACTTGAACAGATACGCATAGACAGTGTGGTAGAGggaaagataaataaatataaggaaCGGCACGACAAGATCATAAATGGCATGCTTAAGCTGAATGTGGAAGAGTTTGCGCGTTGTGTGGAGCAACTGAGCGGCATTATGcg CTTACTGATTGCTAACAATTCGGTACAGCGTGCCACTGTTGTCACCAATACAGGCATATATTTCTTCTATACCGTTGTAGAAAATCTGACTGATGTTACAATGAAATTTCAGCCGACTAATGATTTATACAGTCAGCTTTTATATGAGCTTAAT ATATTTCTGCATGAGCATCAAGAGAATCAAggctttaaaattttgcaactaGCACTAAAGCGTGTTGATCTAATAAAGCAGCTGTCAGCTGCATTTGTGCCATATCGCACGCCGccgcaaaattttttgaaaatgtaccaATTCCTGGTGGAATCATACTTGAAACGCTGTGATACAAAGATTCTCTTTGTGCTCTtatcaaaa TTTGATTTGGTAACCTGGCTTGAAAGTTTCCAACCGAAACTTAGCGATATAAACCAGTTGTTGCAACTGGTGCTGCAAGGGCTGGAATGTTGGTCGCAACCCGATTCCTCCCTCCTTCAGGATCAATTCCGTCGTCATTTGATACACGTCTTCGAGTATGATTACCCACAACATTATGGCGAAGTTTTGCAAATGGTTTTGGATCGCATATCGGAGCAAAAATTAATGCCAGTTGTGTTGTTGGATTTATTAAACTCACTGTTGGCGCGCTTCAAGAGTAAACCTATGACTTTGGACGCGAAAATCGATGAAGTCGTTGAGATTTCAATTGATTTTGCGAGTCGTCAAAATCTTTTCAATCTGAAAGGCGCAACAGACACGGTACTGTTATTTGCGCGCCACTTCCAGAAGGAGCGTTTGCATCACGGCTTGCATGGTTTATATCCCAAGCATAAAGACTACTGCAATCCATTGGCAATGTGGTTTTCATGCATGGGCCATGTTGTTGTGGTTACAGCCATTAGCACTTTTCAAGATATGCTGGCGGATCAAA ttagtgATGTCGTTTTCGGCTCAATTATTGAACTCTATTCACCGTGGTTGGTGCCATACACCGAAGAGACGCTACAGCATTCGACAGCGAATTGGATACGCCAGCTGACAGTCAAAGATAAAATACTGTTGCCTTGGAGTGAGCAGCAtgcgaacaaaagcaaaattatgaTCAAATCGTTGGTAGATATTTTAAGCTTTGTGTTGGACAATCTACCAG CTTCTCATGTGACACTCTCGCATATGTTCAGCTGGTATGTGCATCATTTCGGCATTCCAAAACtggatttttatatttacacaaatatacacGAGGGCATGGGCGCATTGCCCTGGGAACGATTTAAACCACAGCCAGCACAAATTGATTTGTTCCATGAAAACCTACAAAAA TTCATACCCTCCGCTCATGCCATGATGGGACACATATTTATACGCATCAATTGGATTGCGTGGTTCGAGGAAACATATCCAACGATACCAAGCAATATGCGAGCTGAAGTTATTTCACGACTGTTTACGGTGTTCGTGAAAATTTCCTTCGAACcaaacatacacataaacataaacaCAAGTAAAATATTGGAGGATGCCATCAAGTTTCCTTGGTACATGGTGAGCTATGCAGCGTTAGAGAGCCTTTTCAAATGGTTTGTTACCACAATAGATTACCCCATCATACTGCAAATGCCAACGGAAACGAACTACGCCGACAGAGCCGTGTTGGA TTTACTGCGTCTTAGCTGCGCCTTAATGCCTGAGCAGGCCACATCCTGGGAAGCCATAATGCAGCCCATACATTATGCTACGGCCAAGCGCATACTCTACACACGCAATTACATTGTTTTGTTGTGTCTAACGGTAACGAAAAATCCGAAGCTCATGAGCACGAAAGAAGGCATGAATGCAATGAACGCAGCCTTCACCGAGCTGCTTAACACGCTTGACAGAGCTGTGCGTGCAACTGTTGGCAGCAAAAccatcgatgaacaaaaacgCGAAGCCTTAAATCTTATGGTGGAAATAATGGTGCCTATGCAAACACAACGATTGGAGACATCAAA CCAATTGGTGGACACATTAATCCAATGGCAGGCGCAATGCGAATCCGGCAATTTTCTACTTTGCAGCACTTTGAATGCTATTGGACATATGAAAACCTTTGTGACTGGCACTTATCCACTTTTGGAATCCACTATTGCGCACTACTTCCGCACATCAACGGAGTCACAAGATTGGCACACACCCACCTGGAAAGCGTTGCGCCAAATATTGGAAGCATCTTTCAGTAAAATGGACTTGATGCCTATCTTGCGTGGTCCATTCTTTTTAACGCTCCACATGTTCTTTATTCATAAAATGGAACAGATTACAAATGTCGGTGATAAAATTACCTTCCTGCAGGATGTGTGCCAGTTGGTGGAGGGCTGTAAAACGAA CCCATACACAGAGCCACGTTTAGCGCTGGTTTGGTGTGCGATCATTTCACGTGGCTGCCAGATACTTTGTGAGACGCAAAATGTAAAGAAAGTATTATTTATGTTCGCCTCCTACATGTGCCTGACATCTACACAATCCGAGGGGTGGGGTGACACGCTGCTGGGCGCTATTGGCTTGAAGACTGACGTTGTGACGAATAA acgtAAAGCACTCGCACGTTGCTTAGCCTGCGTTCTGTATTCCTTATTTCCGGCTATGAG TTCCACTGGCCCATATCCATGCTCCGAATTTGAGCTCTCGTTACATGAATTAACGGTGCTATTGGCTAACAAGAAATTCGCAGATATAAAACAGCAAATTATAGCGGCCATTGGCATTATCAAAGAAGAGAGTACACCGGCCTTACGGGATGTACCGCAATTAGTTTTCCGCCTCATCGGTATATTTTATAACAGTGTTTTTATTCCAACTGTTCCTGAACTATGGGCTTTTGAGTCTAGGCTCACCTAA